A single window of Nocardia sp. NBC_01327 DNA harbors:
- a CDS encoding AraC family transcriptional regulator codes for MAWEIARPLRASALHGVDMAGFRIHDDGPSQLRAIPHPAVTVVVEFGDRCFDVRDSAGRSHSGSLALGLGGSPAPVRVEAIECVQVRLSPVAASAILGFPLAELSRKIVGLEDIWGRDAMRLRERLHESHSWPERFALVDMTLSARLREDRRVDPEIAWAWRQITRSRGRFRVEHLATRVGWSRQRLWSRFGTQIGLTPKRAAMLVRFDHAVHRLVLGHPPAQVAADGGYADQSHLYRDVRDFTGAPLTSATGEPWLAVDDRAWPSSAASA; via the coding sequence GTGGCCTGGGAAATTGCACGACCGTTGCGCGCATCCGCACTGCACGGCGTCGATATGGCGGGATTCCGTATTCACGATGACGGCCCGTCGCAACTGCGCGCCATTCCCCATCCGGCCGTCACCGTGGTCGTCGAATTCGGCGACCGCTGCTTCGACGTCCGCGATTCGGCCGGCCGAAGTCATTCGGGCAGTTTGGCTCTCGGCCTCGGCGGTAGTCCGGCCCCGGTGCGCGTCGAGGCCATCGAGTGTGTGCAGGTACGCCTGTCACCGGTGGCCGCATCCGCAATCCTCGGTTTCCCACTCGCCGAACTGAGCCGGAAAATCGTGGGACTCGAGGATATTTGGGGTCGCGATGCCATGCGCCTGCGTGAGCGCCTGCACGAAAGCCACAGCTGGCCGGAACGATTCGCACTGGTGGATATGACGCTGTCGGCGCGCTTGCGAGAGGACCGCCGGGTCGATCCCGAGATCGCCTGGGCGTGGCGCCAAATCACCCGCAGCCGGGGCCGATTCCGCGTCGAACATCTTGCCACTCGAGTCGGGTGGAGTCGCCAGCGACTGTGGTCCCGCTTCGGCACGCAGATCGGACTGACACCCAAACGCGCCGCCATGCTGGTTCGTTTCGACCACGCCGTGCACCGGCTGGTGCTGGGCCATCCGCCCGCACAGGTCGCCGCCGACGGCGGTTATGCCGACCAATCCCATCTCTATCGCGACGTCCGCGATTTCACCGGCGCTCCCCTCACGTCCGCGACAGGTGAACCTTGGCTCGCGGTGGACGACCGAGCCTGGCCGTCGAGCGCCGCGTCGGCCTAG
- a CDS encoding FAD-dependent monooxygenase — MFDVIIAGCGPTGAMLAAELRLHDVRVLVLEKETGPASSFVRIVSLHIRSLELMAMRGLLDRLLERGRQRPVGGIFAAIPTPAPTGLDSAYAYLLGIPQPIVNRILEDHATELGAQVRHGCAVTGFEQDDEGVTVELADGERLRSRYLVGCDGARSTVRKLLGVGFPGEPSRNDTLMGEMELGAPPEEIAAQVAEISAADRRFNVRPFGDGVYSVALPAAGVSEDRTEPPTLEDFTEQLRALAGTDFGAHSPRWLTRFGDATRLVENYRVGRVLLAGDAAHIHPPAGGQGLNLGVQDAVNLGWKLAGQLRGWAPETLLDTYQGERHPVAADVLENTRAQVQLASTDPGPQAVRRLLAELMNFDEVNRSLIEKITATGIRYDFGEGPDLLGRRLRDIDLKQGRLYDRLRLGRGLIIDRTERLTADGWSDRVDLIADPTAALDIPALLLRPDGYIAWIGEDQQDLNNHLARWFGKPAN, encoded by the coding sequence ATGTTCGATGTGATCATTGCCGGGTGCGGGCCGACCGGTGCGATGCTGGCCGCCGAACTGCGCCTGCATGATGTACGGGTACTGGTGCTGGAGAAGGAAACCGGGCCCGCGTCGTCGTTCGTCCGCATAGTCAGTCTGCACATTCGCAGTCTCGAGCTGATGGCCATGCGCGGACTGCTCGATCGCCTGCTCGAACGCGGCAGACAGCGTCCGGTCGGCGGCATCTTCGCCGCCATCCCCACACCCGCGCCCACGGGCCTGGATTCCGCGTACGCCTATCTGCTGGGCATCCCGCAGCCGATCGTGAATCGGATACTCGAAGACCATGCGACCGAACTGGGCGCCCAGGTCCGGCACGGTTGTGCGGTAACAGGTTTCGAGCAGGACGACGAGGGTGTGACCGTCGAACTGGCCGACGGAGAGCGGCTGCGCTCGCGCTACCTCGTCGGTTGCGACGGCGCGCGCAGTACGGTGCGCAAACTGCTCGGCGTCGGCTTCCCCGGCGAGCCCTCGCGCAACGACACGCTGATGGGCGAGATGGAACTGGGTGCGCCGCCGGAGGAGATCGCCGCCCAAGTGGCCGAAATCAGCGCCGCCGACAGGCGATTCAACGTCAGGCCCTTCGGCGACGGGGTCTACAGCGTTGCCCTCCCCGCCGCGGGAGTCAGCGAGGATCGCACGGAGCCGCCCACCCTGGAGGATTTCACCGAGCAGTTGCGCGCCCTCGCCGGAACCGATTTCGGCGCGCACTCCCCCCGCTGGTTGACCCGCTTCGGCGATGCCACCCGGCTGGTCGAAAACTATCGGGTCGGACGGGTGCTGCTGGCCGGCGATGCGGCGCATATCCACCCGCCCGCCGGCGGTCAGGGCCTCAATCTGGGCGTTCAGGACGCGGTCAACCTCGGCTGGAAACTGGCCGGACAGCTGCGCGGCTGGGCGCCGGAAACCTTGCTGGACACCTACCAGGGCGAACGTCATCCGGTCGCCGCGGACGTGCTGGAGAACACCCGCGCCCAGGTGCAGCTCGCATCCACCGACCCGGGCCCGCAGGCCGTGCGCAGGCTGCTCGCCGAATTGATGAACTTCGACGAGGTGAACCGCTCTCTGATCGAGAAGATCACCGCGACCGGCATCCGCTACGACTTCGGCGAGGGCCCCGACCTGCTCGGCCGCCGGCTGCGCGATATCGACCTGAAACAGGGCCGCCTCTACGACCGGCTGCGCCTGGGCCGCGGCCTGATCATCGACCGGACCGAACGCCTGACCGCCGACGGCTGGTCGGACCGAGTCGACCTCATCGCCGATCCCACTGCGGCACTCGATATTCCGGCCCTCCTGCTCCGTCCCGACGGCTACATCGCCTGGATCGGCGAGGACCAGCAGGATCTGAACAACCACCTCGCCCGCTGGTTCGGCAAGCCCGCCAACTGA
- a CDS encoding cytochrome P450 encodes MHIAMFVDYHPATLGGVQTAVDSLRHGLERAGHHVTLFVAPAPGAESADPNVVQLQPLSVPAVNGFSVVLPTTGNDALIDAIFAARGPIDIVHTHTTYGVAISGMKAARRHRIPLVHTAQSRDDAFIERTSPAPYPTALALRLLHGRFVPHRHHMPRLLESRAARHAWWTIVGQAEAADQVIAPTRHFADLMLAHGLTRPLRVVSNGVDDALLEDIVAPENSAGGPLRLMWCGRLSAEKRLLEAIEAVQRNEHCELDIYGEGELRGAAAGFIASHRLADRIRLHGRTTQRECLEAMAAADALLFPSSGFDTQGMVLLEAVAVGLPIIYSDPALGETVPEGGGVLAADSSVDALAASIAELAADRGVLAGMRKVLGENGESAHQSRHIDEVLEVYLRAIEDKGHPAVPSLPRTLAEIPTAPGQLPVLGHSLRALQDAPGFVKSLPELGPIVRIRFGSKTGYLLTTPDLVREVQLSEAEFDREDLREAIEDVAGGSVNVLRGEEHKLRRRMISPALRQSRLAEYSQSAADTANVWSAGLAAGERVNLMDEAHGLVLDTVSSTLFQADFGKAARREIRDNVPWLLSQVILRTALPPQVRRLRVIANHRWQTKAHHLRTAVGAVITEYRRRDEDFNDVVSALIRHTDSETGATLSDEHIIDEAILMLAGGVGSMASLAGWLWHEVMRHPEVAERLYAELDAVIGSEPVRPGHLDSLPYLKQVVAETIRFWGPWISAANATRDLVLGTLTIPAGDAIMFSPYMVQHDPRYFPNPEAFDPARWAPGRSDDAAKKASLSFGVGRRRCLGDHFAMLEIALASAALFTRWRPTPVAEYTVRASNRDFVLSPSALPVTLHRR; translated from the coding sequence ATGCACATCGCGATGTTCGTGGACTACCACCCGGCCACGCTCGGCGGCGTTCAAACCGCCGTCGACTCGCTGCGCCACGGACTCGAACGTGCCGGTCACCATGTCACCCTGTTCGTCGCGCCGGCACCCGGCGCGGAGTCAGCGGACCCGAATGTGGTGCAGCTGCAACCGCTTTCCGTGCCCGCGGTGAACGGGTTCTCGGTGGTGCTGCCCACCACAGGCAATGACGCGCTGATCGACGCGATATTCGCCGCGCGCGGGCCGATCGATATCGTGCATACCCACACCACCTACGGCGTCGCCATCTCCGGAATGAAAGCCGCTCGGCGGCATCGTATTCCGCTCGTGCACACCGCCCAGAGCCGGGACGACGCCTTCATCGAACGCACCTCGCCCGCACCGTATCCGACCGCGCTGGCGCTGCGCCTGCTGCACGGCCGCTTCGTTCCGCATCGCCATCACATGCCGCGACTGCTGGAAAGCCGTGCGGCGCGCCATGCCTGGTGGACCATTGTCGGGCAGGCCGAGGCGGCGGACCAGGTGATCGCGCCGACCCGTCATTTCGCCGATCTGATGCTGGCGCACGGGCTGACCCGGCCGCTGCGGGTCGTCTCCAACGGGGTCGACGATGCGCTGCTGGAAGACATTGTGGCTCCGGAGAATTCAGCGGGCGGACCGCTGCGGCTGATGTGGTGCGGGCGGCTCTCCGCGGAGAAGCGGCTGCTCGAAGCCATCGAAGCGGTGCAGCGCAATGAGCACTGCGAGCTGGATATCTACGGCGAGGGTGAGCTGCGCGGCGCCGCGGCGGGGTTCATCGCCTCGCATCGTCTTGCCGATCGAATCCGGTTGCACGGCAGGACCACCCAGCGTGAATGCCTGGAGGCCATGGCGGCGGCGGATGCGCTGCTGTTCCCCTCCAGCGGATTCGATACCCAGGGCATGGTGCTGCTCGAGGCCGTCGCGGTGGGTCTTCCGATCATCTACAGCGATCCCGCGCTGGGCGAAACGGTGCCCGAGGGCGGTGGTGTGCTGGCCGCGGATTCTTCCGTGGACGCGCTGGCCGCGAGCATCGCGGAGCTCGCCGCCGATCGCGGCGTCCTCGCGGGAATGCGAAAGGTGCTGGGGGAGAACGGTGAATCCGCGCACCAGTCCCGGCATATCGATGAGGTGCTGGAGGTCTACCTGCGGGCGATCGAGGACAAGGGGCACCCTGCTGTTCCGTCGCTGCCTCGTACTCTGGCCGAAATACCCACGGCGCCGGGGCAATTGCCGGTGCTGGGACACAGTCTGCGGGCTTTGCAGGACGCGCCGGGGTTCGTGAAATCGCTGCCCGAGCTCGGGCCGATCGTGCGAATTCGCTTCGGCAGCAAGACCGGATACCTGCTCACCACCCCCGATCTGGTGCGGGAGGTTCAGCTCAGTGAGGCCGAATTCGACCGGGAGGATCTGCGCGAGGCCATCGAGGATGTCGCGGGCGGCTCGGTCAATGTGCTGCGCGGTGAGGAGCACAAGCTGCGCCGCAGAATGATCTCACCGGCGCTGCGGCAGAGCCGGCTGGCCGAATACTCGCAATCGGCAGCCGATACCGCGAACGTCTGGTCGGCGGGGCTCGCGGCCGGTGAGCGAGTGAATCTCATGGACGAGGCGCACGGGCTGGTGCTGGACACCGTGTCCTCGACCCTGTTCCAGGCCGATTTCGGCAAGGCCGCGCGCCGCGAGATCCGCGACAATGTGCCGTGGCTGCTCAGTCAGGTCATCCTGCGCACCGCGCTGCCCCCGCAGGTGCGCCGCCTGCGCGTCATCGCCAATCATCGCTGGCAGACCAAGGCGCATCATCTGCGCACCGCCGTCGGCGCGGTGATCACCGAATACCGCCGTCGTGACGAGGATTTCAATGATGTCGTGTCGGCGCTCATCCGCCACACCGACAGTGAGACCGGCGCGACGCTCTCCGATGAGCACATTATCGACGAGGCGATTCTGATGCTCGCCGGTGGCGTCGGATCGATGGCATCGTTGGCGGGCTGGCTCTGGCACGAGGTCATGCGGCATCCGGAGGTCGCCGAGCGGCTCTACGCGGAACTCGACGCCGTCATCGGATCCGAACCGGTCCGGCCCGGCCACCTCGACTCGCTGCCCTACCTGAAACAGGTGGTGGCGGAGACCATTCGCTTCTGGGGCCCCTGGATCAGCGCCGCCAACGCCACCCGGGACCTCGTCCTCGGCACCCTCACCATCCCCGCCGGTGACGCGATCATGTTCAGCCCCTACATGGTTCAGCACGACCCCCGCTACTTCCCCAATCCGGAAGCCTTCGACCCCGCCCGCTGGGCCCCGGGCCGATCCGACGATGCCGCGAAGAAAGCCAGCCTCTCCTTCGGCGTGGGCCGCCGCCGCTGCCTCGGTGACCACTTCGCCATGCTCGAAATAGCCCTGGCCTCCGCCGCCCTCTTCACCCGCTGGCGCCCCACCCCCGTCGCCGAATACACAGTCCGAGCATCGAATCGGGACTTCGTCCTCTCACCCTCGGCCCTGCCCGTCACCCTGCACCGCCGCTAG
- a CDS encoding nitroreductase family protein, whose protein sequence is MGIDLLTTTRAFRRRLDLSRPVSRQDLLECLEIAVHAPSGTNRQPWRFVVVQDAELKQRVAEHYRKGFAANLSGRTPRPDQLADLASGRYLAEHLHEVPALVLVCALGRPPAEPTPLRLASFYGSIYPAVWNFMLALRERGLGSTMTTAHLAYEREVGEVLGIPFEEATQVALIPVAHLLPGSDTPARHRTPAAELTGWDGWGAPLPQEPLS, encoded by the coding sequence ATGGGTATCGATCTGCTGACCACCACCCGCGCCTTCCGGCGGCGGCTGGATCTGAGCCGGCCGGTGTCGCGACAGGATCTGCTGGAGTGCCTGGAGATCGCGGTGCACGCGCCGAGCGGCACCAATCGCCAGCCGTGGCGCTTTGTGGTGGTGCAGGACGCGGAACTCAAGCAGCGGGTCGCGGAGCACTATCGGAAGGGCTTCGCCGCCAACCTTTCCGGTCGCACGCCGCGCCCGGATCAGCTGGCCGACTTGGCTTCCGGCCGGTACCTGGCCGAGCATCTGCACGAGGTCCCCGCGCTGGTGCTGGTCTGTGCGCTGGGTCGCCCACCGGCGGAGCCGACGCCGCTGCGGCTGGCCAGCTTCTACGGATCCATCTATCCGGCGGTGTGGAACTTCATGCTGGCCCTGCGCGAGCGCGGCCTCGGCTCCACCATGACCACCGCGCATCTGGCCTATGAACGCGAAGTCGGCGAGGTGCTCGGGATTCCGTTCGAGGAGGCCACCCAGGTGGCGCTGATACCGGTGGCGCACCTGCTGCCCGGCTCGGACACACCGGCTCGCCACCGCACACCCGCAGCCGAACTCACCGGCTGGGACGGGTGGGGCGCGCCGCTGCCGCAGGAGCCGCTGTCGTGA
- a CDS encoding glycosyltransferase, whose protein sequence is MRIAIPLTGTRGDVHPVVALGLELRRRGHDVLVGAPPNLVEFVTAAGLSARPCGPDIQQLYSSEAGQQALAAGNTLRLMQLVAGQMSEYAEQMNNEVIEVCAAAELIVASTVTEDRASSVAAAMGVPLVSLHYFPARANSAYPFPGALPPQWNPPALVNRATWTVAENLRRVVFMRYLNDLRTTLGLPKTWTSPAAALARAHVPEIQIYDPALVPGLPEQWDDRRPFTGFLTLDHATRAAVGELTGDHEGILSWIDEGEPPVFFGFGSMPIRDTAAVLAMVEQVSARLGVRALMSAGWSDLDAATSQAANHVKIVGPFAYDTVFPRCAAAVHHGGIGTLFESLRAGLPTLVCSVSFEQPMWGGQVERLGLGAHLPFTRLTAARMEQALAPLLTPERRTRVTAFAKTLRTEGTVAHAADLVEAAAK, encoded by the coding sequence GTGCGAATAGCGATCCCGCTGACCGGAACCCGAGGGGACGTGCACCCGGTTGTGGCGCTCGGGCTCGAACTGCGGCGACGTGGTCACGACGTACTGGTCGGCGCCCCGCCCAATCTGGTCGAATTCGTCACCGCCGCCGGGCTGTCCGCCCGCCCCTGCGGACCCGATATCCAGCAGCTCTACAGCTCCGAGGCGGGTCAGCAGGCGCTGGCCGCCGGAAATACGCTGCGGCTCATGCAATTGGTCGCCGGCCAGATGTCCGAGTACGCCGAGCAGATGAACAACGAGGTCATCGAGGTGTGCGCGGCGGCCGAGCTGATCGTGGCCAGCACCGTCACCGAGGATCGCGCGAGTTCGGTCGCCGCGGCGATGGGCGTGCCGCTGGTGAGCCTGCACTATTTCCCGGCCCGGGCGAACAGCGCCTATCCGTTCCCGGGCGCCCTGCCACCGCAGTGGAATCCCCCGGCGCTGGTCAATCGCGCCACCTGGACGGTCGCGGAGAATCTGCGCCGCGTGGTTTTCATGCGCTACCTCAACGACCTGCGAACCACACTCGGCCTGCCCAAGACGTGGACCAGTCCCGCCGCGGCCCTGGCGCGGGCACACGTCCCGGAAATCCAGATCTACGATCCGGCACTGGTTCCGGGACTGCCGGAGCAGTGGGACGATCGGCGGCCCTTCACCGGCTTCCTCACCCTCGACCATGCCACCCGCGCGGCGGTCGGCGAGCTGACCGGCGACCACGAGGGCATCCTGTCCTGGATCGACGAGGGCGAGCCGCCGGTCTTCTTCGGCTTCGGCAGCATGCCCATTCGCGATACGGCGGCCGTACTGGCCATGGTCGAGCAGGTGTCCGCCCGGCTCGGCGTGCGCGCGCTGATGAGCGCGGGCTGGAGCGATCTGGATGCCGCGACCTCGCAGGCCGCGAACCACGTCAAGATCGTCGGGCCGTTCGCCTACGACACCGTCTTTCCCCGGTGCGCGGCCGCGGTCCACCACGGCGGTATCGGCACGCTGTTCGAGAGCCTGCGCGCCGGACTGCCGACCCTGGTGTGCTCGGTATCGTTCGAACAGCCCATGTGGGGCGGTCAGGTCGAACGCCTCGGCCTGGGCGCGCATCTGCCGTTCACGCGACTCACCGCGGCACGCATGGAGCAGGCGCTCGCACCGCTGCTGACGCCCGAACGCCGTACCCGGGTAACCGCATTCGCGAAGACACTGCGCACCGAGGGCACCGTGGCACACGCCGCGGATCTCGTCGAGGCCGCCGCGAAATGA
- a CDS encoding alpha/beta fold hydrolase gives MDETSTAATSSSRRRRAGLLIVAMWAALLTGSTANATTASADDSQEQMVHLPDGDIHVVAGGAPSARAVVLLHGLAGSTAWWDQVMPELHDQYVVRIDLLGHGKSAKPDSGYSMAEQARRVGAVLDRLGVREAVVIGHSTGGYVATSLAEQRHDLVTALALIDTGPRLDAFTDNGPAGVLLSIPALGQSLWPLLPDAAIRLSLSSAFTRDVRIPDEIVADVRGMTYRSLTATSDASDVYLRDRREPDRLTDLALPTMVLFGSQDRRWQAASFQDYRSVPHVRIETLDCGHTPMIEEPGATGALIHDFVEHH, from the coding sequence ATGGATGAGACCAGCACCGCCGCAACATCATCGAGTCGGCGCCGCCGTGCCGGGCTGTTGATCGTCGCGATGTGGGCCGCACTGCTCACCGGCAGTACGGCGAATGCCACGACCGCCTCGGCGGATGATTCCCAGGAACAGATGGTGCACCTGCCGGACGGAGATATCCACGTCGTGGCCGGCGGAGCGCCCAGCGCCCGCGCGGTGGTGCTGCTGCACGGGCTGGCCGGATCGACCGCCTGGTGGGACCAGGTGATGCCCGAATTGCATGATCAGTACGTAGTGCGGATCGACCTACTCGGACATGGCAAATCGGCTAAGCCGGACAGCGGCTACAGCATGGCCGAACAAGCCCGCCGGGTCGGAGCCGTGCTCGACCGACTCGGCGTGCGCGAGGCGGTTGTAATCGGGCACTCCACTGGCGGCTACGTGGCCACCTCGCTGGCCGAACAACGCCACGATCTGGTGACGGCACTCGCATTGATCGATACCGGCCCGCGGCTGGATGCCTTCACCGATAACGGCCCGGCCGGTGTCCTGCTGTCTATTCCGGCACTCGGGCAATCGTTGTGGCCGTTGCTCCCGGACGCCGCCATCCGATTGTCGCTCAGCAGCGCATTCACTCGCGATGTGCGGATTCCCGACGAGATCGTCGCCGACGTCCGGGGGATGACCTACCGCAGCCTCACCGCGACCTCCGACGCATCGGATGTCTATCTGCGGGACCGTCGCGAACCGGACCGTCTGACCGATCTGGCCCTGCCGACCATGGTGCTCTTCGGCTCCCAGGACCGGCGCTGGCAAGCCGCGTCCTTCCAGGACTACCGCAGCGTCCCGCACGTCCGGATCGAAACCCTCGACTGCGGTCACACTCCCATGATCGAGGAGCCCGGCGCGACCGGCGCACTCATCCACGACTTCGTCGAACATCACTGA
- a CDS encoding ABC transporter permease, protein MTAPVVADTLVMFRRCARRTLRSPDTLVISLTMPILVMLLFTYVFGGAIDVGGPYLNYVVPGIMLLCTGFGASITATSVCTDMTKGSVDRFRTLPMFRQALMAGHVTEGVIRTMAAIGIAVIVSVLLGYRPHAGLVGCVAAGAVITLFVLAITWIAVALGMAVDNPEAAGGLTYAITFIPYVSSAFVRTSTMPSWMRGFADHQPATPIVDTVRGLLDASGAGHWVAALLWCAGLAAIGFASAATIFARLAHH, encoded by the coding sequence ATGACCGCACCGGTGGTCGCGGACACCCTTGTCATGTTCCGCCGGTGCGCCCGGCGCACGCTGCGCAGTCCGGACACCCTGGTTATTTCGCTGACGATGCCGATCCTGGTCATGCTGCTGTTCACCTACGTCTTCGGCGGCGCGATCGACGTCGGCGGACCGTATCTCAACTATGTGGTGCCAGGAATCATGCTGCTCTGCACGGGATTCGGCGCCTCCATCACCGCCACCAGCGTCTGCACCGATATGACGAAGGGCAGCGTCGATCGATTCCGCACGCTGCCCATGTTCCGGCAGGCGCTCATGGCCGGGCATGTCACCGAGGGCGTCATTCGCACCATGGCGGCCATCGGTATCGCGGTCATCGTGTCGGTGCTCCTGGGTTATCGCCCGCATGCCGGTCTGGTCGGCTGTGTGGCGGCCGGCGCGGTGATCACCCTGTTCGTACTGGCGATCACCTGGATCGCCGTCGCCCTCGGAATGGCCGTCGACAATCCCGAAGCGGCCGGCGGGCTGACCTACGCCATCACATTCATCCCCTACGTCAGCAGCGCATTCGTCCGGACGTCCACCATGCCGAGCTGGATGCGCGGGTTCGCCGATCATCAGCCCGCGACACCGATCGTGGACACCGTGCGCGGACTGCTGGACGCCAGCGGCGCCGGGCACTGGGTCGCCGCACTCCTGTGGTGTGCGGGATTGGCAGCGATCGGCTTTGCCAGTGCGGCAACCATTTTCGCTCGATTAGCGCACCACTGA
- a CDS encoding sigma-70 family RNA polymerase sigma factor encodes MESARTDLMSRARSGDGEAFRALTEPHRRELQVHCYRMLGSFQDAEDALQDTMLAAWRGLDRFDGRAALRTWLYRIATNRCLDTLRSARRRPAQQWDIPGIEPPEPTGFGETPWLQPYPDALLAGAISVPLGPEARYEQTESISLAFVTALQILPPRQLAVLILRDVLGFHASEVADMLDTTVESVKSALKRARAGLDRRLPMTTDREQPPASDSPAEGAIVAKFVSAYEAADIGALVALLTDDVFMSMPPIPLEYRGRDSVARFCAFIFGAVQRFELVPTRANGQPAFGVYRHTPAGIHGAGLVVLALAGDRIGAMTVFENAVLPVFGLPADLT; translated from the coding sequence GTGGAATCGGCGCGAACGGACCTGATGTCGAGGGCGCGGTCCGGTGACGGCGAGGCCTTCCGGGCGCTGACCGAGCCACACCGCCGCGAGCTACAGGTGCACTGCTATCGGATGCTCGGATCGTTCCAGGATGCCGAGGACGCTCTGCAGGACACGATGCTCGCCGCATGGCGAGGCCTCGACCGGTTCGACGGGCGCGCCGCACTGCGCACCTGGCTCTACCGCATCGCCACCAACCGGTGCCTCGACACGCTGCGCTCCGCGCGCCGCCGTCCCGCACAGCAGTGGGATATCCCGGGCATCGAACCGCCGGAACCCACCGGATTCGGCGAAACCCCTTGGCTCCAGCCCTATCCCGATGCCCTGCTGGCCGGTGCGATCAGTGTGCCGCTCGGTCCGGAGGCGCGCTACGAGCAAACCGAATCCATCTCCCTGGCCTTTGTGACCGCGTTGCAGATCCTGCCGCCGCGCCAGCTCGCCGTCCTCATCCTGCGCGACGTCCTCGGATTCCACGCGAGCGAAGTAGCCGACATGCTGGACACGACAGTCGAATCGGTGAAAAGCGCTCTCAAACGCGCCCGTGCGGGACTGGATCGCCGACTGCCGATGACCACCGATCGAGAGCAACCGCCCGCAAGCGACTCCCCCGCCGAGGGCGCGATCGTGGCGAAGTTCGTCAGCGCCTACGAAGCTGCCGATATCGGCGCACTGGTGGCCCTGCTGACCGACGACGTCTTCATGTCCATGCCGCCGATCCCACTGGAATACCGGGGCCGAGACAGCGTGGCCCGCTTCTGCGCCTTCATCTTCGGCGCGGTGCAGCGATTCGAACTGGTGCCGACACGAGCCAACGGTCAACCGGCCTTCGGGGTCTACCGCCACACCCCGGCCGGCATCCACGGGGCAGGCCTCGTCGTCCTCGCTCTCGCGGGCGACCGAATCGGCGCGATGACCGTTTTCGAAAACGCGGTCCTGCCCGTCTTCGGCCTTCCGGCAGATCTTACTTGA
- a CDS encoding TIGR03618 family F420-dependent PPOX class oxidoreductase yields the protein MKLDDTARQLIASEPATLVTVNRDGSPQISLVWMAVQRTADGDDELVTAHLAEHQKVRNIRRDSRVAVTFVSTDRNTLQPWYLSIKGTAHIEEGGAPELLDEIATSLLGPGTGFPPPGSPAGYLTHIAIEHIGGVGPWAT from the coding sequence ATGAAACTCGACGACACCGCACGCCAACTCATCGCTTCCGAGCCCGCGACGCTGGTCACGGTCAATCGCGACGGCAGCCCGCAGATAAGCCTGGTCTGGATGGCGGTGCAGCGCACGGCCGACGGCGACGACGAGCTGGTCACCGCGCATCTGGCGGAACATCAGAAGGTTCGCAATATCCGGCGGGACAGCCGGGTTGCCGTCACCTTCGTCTCGACCGACCGCAATACGCTGCAGCCCTGGTATCTGTCGATCAAGGGCACCGCGCACATCGAGGAGGGCGGCGCACCCGAACTGCTGGACGAGATCGCCACCTCACTGCTCGGGCCCGGCACCGGTTTCCCGCCGCCCGGTTCACCGGCGGGATACCTGACCCATATCGCCATCGAGCACATCGGTGGTGTCGGGCCCTGGGCGACCTAG